A region of Reichenbachiella carrageenanivorans DNA encodes the following proteins:
- a CDS encoding hybrid sensor histidine kinase/response regulator, with product MKKHLVISILLTVSFLYAESQSIKFEHYNDKDGLSHNSIRHIVQDNQGFLWLGTFHGLNRFDGFQFQNYLSYDQGNNTIHDDDITALSLDSTANSLWIGTREGLSHLQIDTHVFTTYLSDSKDPNSLPDEEIRSVYLDKFNRVWVGTKDAGLYLFEPDKNTFTKVPLEGFNYVKAIYEDSKGNIWVGAYETGGVAKIRLGSTGIISEIEYFTLSIPGSTATNPYLYFVYEDDKGDVFAGTREGLYKHDKVHNDFVNLYISDNEVRDKLGPYFSCVAQAPDGKYWVGTLGGLLVCDNLEGISKGDFQWYYSILSEDKSLVDNLISALYFDPSGVLWIGTEEGLDKYDPYENQFKINKDISKYIDNQAPRIRGFSKTSKNEIIVATRHNGLFISDHGDFVPLFNENYDIASIYSYDGVNFYCGLWNGKILAYNHLQKRSKILDVGFKNSPVFSFLELEDQLVVCTFGEGALLLDKHTFKSSVHLLPGIDVKKVTIDEGKNLWFATETGVVRYNLDSRESSHFNENIQSNTGLPHDNVSDIIVDSRGLVWAATREGLGVFDPEVGVFNPVSEPKELNGKWVTDIVEDANGYLWLNMNNNNISRYDVENKLANIYHVNSGNRLDIFSSSGFYNFNNSKIYLGGKNGVIYFSPLSIKENEWSSKPIITEFKVNNKLVLPGLELNGQVPLLKDLNYSRNVSLNYNNRNFSIQFSNVSFTNQRLNTFEYMLEGFDRGWIETGSNSRTVQYTNLLSGNYKFKIRSRNSDGKWSEVSSYNIKILPPFWASNKGIALIFVLLGLIVYFARRQVKERIRLKQELLTEKVQRERDEKLNNEKLRFFTNISHELRTPLSLILGPVKQILEHENSNDFTKNKASLISHSTNRLLRLVNQILDFRRAEAGEIKLKVSQVDILPNTNDIFYSFIELAQSKNINFNFNVEDESIICWIDVDKYNKILYNLLSNALKFTSSHGHVDLFVGVKENDSKTLLIEVSDDGIGIPEESQEKIFSRFYQANNSKESTTGTGIGLSLVKSLVDIHKGHISVRSTTNSGSIFMVELPISKDAFGTEEISSFIVEKQEAVSLTVTKTLNARGTEIAPKSNTDVKSTVLVIDDNAELRNYVMEFLSGHYKVYGAENGKEGLELCRKVKPVICVVDVMMPVMDGFEFVEALKSDEKISHTAVVLLTALGENENKIKGYKIGVDGYLVKPFDPSLLKSRIDNIIKIRLDLKQQFSDETESDVISLAHSQLDIDLISKIKEIIEANLGDANLTPAFLCSELALSSSKLYRKITELTDMSPNEFIRTIRLKKAAFLLKSKNYNVSEVANTVGFNDPLYFSRRFKKQFGYSPSELIK from the coding sequence ATGAAAAAACATTTAGTCATATCCATTTTATTGACCGTTTCATTTTTGTACGCTGAGTCTCAGAGTATAAAATTTGAGCACTACAATGATAAGGATGGACTATCTCATAATTCTATCAGACATATTGTTCAAGACAACCAAGGCTTTCTCTGGTTGGGCACTTTTCATGGACTCAACCGTTTTGATGGATTCCAATTTCAAAACTACTTGAGTTATGATCAAGGAAATAATACCATACACGACGATGACATTACGGCCTTATCGCTAGATAGTACAGCAAACAGTTTGTGGATAGGAACGCGCGAAGGCTTATCTCATTTACAAATCGATACGCATGTATTCACCACTTACCTTTCAGATAGTAAAGACCCTAATAGCTTACCAGACGAGGAAATAAGATCAGTCTATCTGGATAAATTTAATCGTGTCTGGGTAGGCACCAAGGATGCTGGTCTTTATTTGTTTGAGCCTGATAAAAATACGTTTACCAAAGTTCCGCTAGAAGGGTTTAACTACGTCAAGGCGATTTATGAAGATTCAAAAGGAAACATTTGGGTAGGAGCATATGAAACGGGCGGAGTAGCTAAAATCAGACTTGGAAGCACAGGAATCATCTCAGAAATCGAATACTTCACCTTGTCGATACCAGGATCCACCGCAACAAACCCTTATTTATATTTTGTATATGAGGATGATAAAGGGGATGTTTTTGCAGGGACACGAGAAGGTCTTTATAAACATGATAAAGTTCACAATGATTTCGTGAATTTATATATTTCGGATAATGAAGTAAGGGACAAGTTGGGACCCTATTTTTCTTGTGTGGCACAAGCTCCCGATGGTAAATATTGGGTGGGTACGCTCGGTGGTTTGTTAGTTTGTGATAACCTGGAAGGTATATCCAAGGGAGATTTTCAATGGTATTATTCGATATTGTCTGAAGACAAATCTTTGGTAGACAATTTGATCTCGGCGCTTTATTTTGATCCGTCGGGCGTCTTGTGGATCGGGACGGAAGAGGGGCTAGATAAGTATGACCCCTACGAAAATCAATTTAAAATCAATAAAGACATATCCAAGTATATAGACAATCAAGCACCTAGAATTAGAGGGTTTTCAAAGACCAGTAAAAATGAAATCATCGTAGCTACCAGACACAACGGACTTTTTATTTCAGATCATGGGGATTTTGTGCCTTTATTCAATGAAAACTATGATATAGCCAGTATTTATTCTTACGACGGGGTCAACTTTTATTGTGGTCTTTGGAATGGGAAAATACTAGCTTATAATCATCTCCAAAAGCGATCAAAAATATTAGATGTAGGATTTAAAAACTCACCAGTTTTTAGTTTTCTAGAACTAGAAGATCAACTGGTGGTTTGCACTTTTGGAGAAGGGGCTTTGCTACTCGACAAGCACACCTTTAAGTCTTCAGTACATTTACTTCCTGGTATAGATGTCAAGAAGGTGACGATTGATGAGGGTAAAAACCTATGGTTTGCCACCGAAACGGGTGTGGTCAGGTATAATTTAGATTCAAGGGAGTCTTCTCATTTTAACGAAAATATCCAATCAAACACAGGTCTTCCTCATGACAATGTGAGTGATATTATCGTTGATTCCCGTGGATTAGTTTGGGCTGCCACTAGAGAGGGTTTGGGTGTTTTTGATCCAGAAGTAGGGGTGTTTAATCCCGTGTCAGAACCCAAGGAATTGAATGGTAAATGGGTAACAGATATTGTGGAAGACGCTAATGGTTATTTGTGGCTCAACATGAACAACAATAATATTTCCAGATATGATGTTGAAAATAAGCTGGCCAATATCTACCACGTCAATAGTGGAAACCGGTTAGATATATTTAGTTCCAGTGGGTTTTACAATTTCAATAATTCAAAGATTTATTTAGGAGGGAAAAATGGCGTGATTTATTTCTCCCCTTTGAGCATCAAGGAGAATGAATGGTCTTCTAAGCCCATAATAACCGAATTTAAAGTAAATAATAAACTGGTTTTGCCAGGGCTGGAACTAAACGGGCAAGTTCCTCTTTTAAAAGATCTCAACTACTCTAGGAACGTAAGCTTAAACTATAATAATCGAAACTTCTCTATTCAATTCTCAAATGTATCATTTACCAATCAGCGACTCAATACATTCGAATATATGCTAGAGGGATTCGATCGCGGTTGGATAGAAACTGGCAGCAACTCAAGAACGGTTCAGTATACCAATTTACTTTCTGGCAATTATAAGTTTAAAATTCGCTCCAGAAATAGCGATGGCAAATGGAGTGAAGTCTCTTCCTACAATATCAAGATATTGCCACCTTTTTGGGCAAGCAACAAAGGGATTGCATTGATATTTGTTCTCTTGGGCTTAATCGTTTATTTCGCTAGAAGGCAAGTCAAAGAAAGAATCAGGCTCAAGCAAGAGTTGCTTACGGAAAAAGTCCAAAGAGAGCGTGACGAAAAACTCAACAATGAAAAGCTCAGGTTCTTCACTAATATTTCTCATGAACTAAGGACACCGCTATCGCTTATACTAGGGCCAGTAAAGCAAATTTTGGAACACGAAAACAGCAATGATTTCACCAAAAACAAAGCCAGTCTCATCAGTCACAGTACCAATAGGTTGTTGAGGTTGGTCAATCAAATTCTTGATTTCAGAAGAGCCGAAGCAGGAGAGATCAAGTTGAAGGTTTCACAAGTAGACATCTTGCCAAACACCAATGATATTTTTTATTCATTCATAGAACTGGCTCAGTCAAAAAATATAAACTTCAATTTTAATGTCGAAGACGAATCGATCATCTGCTGGATCGATGTAGATAAGTACAACAAAATATTGTACAATTTACTTTCTAATGCGCTAAAGTTCACTAGCAGCCATGGTCATGTGGATTTGTTTGTAGGTGTAAAAGAAAATGACTCTAAAACACTGCTAATTGAAGTAAGCGATGATGGTATTGGTATACCTGAAGAGAGCCAGGAAAAAATATTTTCTAGGTTTTACCAAGCCAACAACAGTAAGGAAAGCACAACGGGGACAGGCATTGGCTTGTCGCTGGTAAAGTCGCTAGTAGATATTCATAAAGGCCATATATCGGTAAGGAGTACAACTAATTCTGGTAGCATATTTATGGTAGAGTTGCCCATCTCAAAAGATGCATTCGGTACCGAGGAGATTTCAAGTTTTATCGTCGAAAAGCAGGAAGCAGTTAGTTTAACGGTCACCAAGACATTAAACGCACGGGGTACAGAAATTGCTCCTAAATCCAACACAGATGTGAAGTCAACGGTGCTGGTCATAGATGACAATGCCGAACTTCGAAATTATGTCATGGAGTTTCTTTCGGGGCACTATAAAGTATATGGTGCCGAAAATGGAAAAGAGGGCTTAGAGCTATGTCGCAAAGTGAAACCAGTGATCTGTGTGGTAGATGTCATGATGCCTGTGATGGATGGGTTTGAATTTGTAGAGGCACTAAAAAGCGACGAGAAAATCAGTCATACAGCTGTGGTTTTGCTTACGGCTTTAGGTGAAAATGAGAATAAAATAAAAGGGTATAAAATCGGAGTGGATGGTTATTTAGTGAAACCCTTTGACCCTTCCTTGTTGAAATCAAGAATAGATAATATCATTAAAATTCGTCTTGATCTCAAACAGCAGTTTTCTGATGAAACAGAAAGTGATGTGATCAGTCTGGCACATTCACAGCTAGATATCGATCTGATCTCAAAAATAAAAGAAATCATAGAAGCAAATCTGGGGGATGCCAATTTGACCCCTGCCTTTTTATGCTCGGAATTAGCACTTAGTTCATCCAAGTTGTACAGGAAAATCACCGAACTCACAGACATGTCTCCCAATGAATTCATTAGAACCATACGGTTGAAAAAAGCGGCATTCCTATTGAAAAGTAAAAACTATAATGTATCCGAAGTAGCCAATACGGTTGGGTTTAATGACCCTCTTTACTTTAGTCGGCGATTTAAAAAGCAATTTGGCTATTCCCCGAGCGAATTAATTAAGTAA
- a CDS encoding alpha-L-fucosidase, whose amino-acid sequence MIEYKKYLLAVLLSFISISVFSQLKNKPELNEQFMDMGFGIFVHWSVDSQLGSVISHSMVGASDDYVQRYMNDLPKTFYPNKFDPDEWARLFKLTGAEYVVFTAKHHNGFCMWDTETTDFNIMNTPYGKDITGMLVKSLRKHGLKVGLYFSPEDFSFIYKQGHLISRKGPMTQVTKNEELFEYAKDQVDELFTNYGKIDIAFFDAFSNGNLVQYVHEKYPDIVITRGEMNTPEQKIPDAPMPGPWETCMTMGTQWAYKPTNEEYKDGGELINKLIEIRAKGGNFLMNVGPKPNGEIPIEQEERLREMALWMFINNEAVKNVRTVPSVIREGDLWFTKAKDENTAYVFITNQPEWFKGKRRLFFTESIKPTKKTEISVLGQNDLVVEYSPKNNPKSKFTVQENGNLQLSITRAQRVYNNKIWPNPIVVKLTNVEFVDEEK is encoded by the coding sequence ATGATCGAATACAAAAAATACCTATTAGCAGTATTACTGAGCTTCATAAGCATCTCAGTTTTTAGTCAACTAAAAAATAAGCCAGAATTAAACGAACAGTTTATGGACATGGGTTTTGGGATATTTGTTCATTGGAGTGTGGATTCGCAGCTAGGTAGTGTGATCAGTCATTCTATGGTGGGGGCTTCGGACGATTATGTACAGCGCTACATGAACGACCTGCCAAAAACTTTTTATCCCAACAAATTTGACCCAGACGAATGGGCCAGGTTGTTTAAACTTACTGGCGCAGAGTATGTGGTGTTCACCGCCAAGCATCATAACGGGTTTTGTATGTGGGATACAGAAACCACAGATTTCAACATCATGAATACGCCTTACGGCAAAGACATCACGGGCATGTTGGTGAAGTCTTTAAGGAAACATGGGCTGAAAGTGGGGCTGTATTTCTCTCCAGAAGATTTTAGTTTTATATACAAACAGGGGCATCTGATCTCAAGGAAAGGGCCGATGACTCAGGTGACAAAAAATGAAGAATTATTTGAATATGCCAAAGATCAGGTGGATGAACTATTCACCAATTATGGCAAAATCGATATCGCATTTTTTGATGCCTTTTCTAATGGCAACCTTGTACAATATGTCCATGAAAAGTATCCAGATATTGTAATCACCAGAGGGGAAATGAATACGCCAGAGCAAAAAATTCCTGATGCGCCCATGCCTGGGCCATGGGAGACCTGCATGACCATGGGGACGCAGTGGGCATACAAACCTACCAATGAGGAGTACAAAGACGGTGGTGAATTAATCAACAAACTAATAGAAATACGAGCCAAGGGAGGCAATTTTTTAATGAACGTAGGACCTAAACCCAACGGAGAAATTCCCATCGAACAAGAAGAGCGCTTACGCGAAATGGCACTTTGGATGTTTATCAATAACGAAGCTGTAAAGAATGTAAGAACAGTGCCAAGTGTAATCAGAGAAGGTGATCTGTGGTTTACCAAAGCCAAAGATGAAAACACCGCTTATGTATTTATCACCAACCAACCCGAATGGTTCAAAGGAAAGAGACGATTGTTTTTTACTGAAAGTATAAAACCGACAAAGAAGACTGAAATATCTGTGTTGGGGCAAAATGATTTAGTGGTAGAGTATTCGCCAAAAAACAATCCTAAGTCAAAATTTACAGTCCAGGAAAACGGCAATTTACAATTGTCGATTACTAGAGCACAGCGGGTGTATAACAACAAAATCTGGCCAAATCCTATAGTGGTGAAGCTGACAAATGTGGAGTTTGTGGACGAGGAAAAATAA
- a CDS encoding GH92 family glycosyl hydrolase — translation MNNNKLYVRLFVCLILGLFASCIEKAITKDSFSSSTSVSDQVYPMLDTENSRWFFFSSASRPFGMTNLSPDTEIDGAWGSGYRYKTDTVKGFSHIHAWQMSGVSVMPVTISAANQKTIYEDFYSKFNHQTEKISPGYHYVELDRYQIKSELTSSTRVGFHQYTFPKGSNPAILFNLNTMLGPCENFDGELTKNTNRELSGKVVMKPTHRRPKPVTVFFKVTLSTDIVSIDQDKKTGNYLVNLTNPNHSEVLMKVGISYTSVENANHNLQEEIPHWDFEEVVFQSQKEWNGLLGRIKVEGGTETDRRRFYTDLWHALQGRRIISDANGAYPDNTGDEFRVGQLPLDDSGKPKFNHYNSDSFWGAQWTINTLWGLVYPEIKEEFVHSLLQYQKDGGLIPRGPSGGNYTYVMTGSSSTPFIVSAIQEGLITEDLESIYQALKKNHMVGGIMEKAGYEHSTSYGGGFKYYVENGYVPYPIPEGEFGGHQEGAGLTMEYAYQDWTLAQLAKKLGHRNDYNYFMKRSENFKNVYDQSTGWMRPKNVKGEWYENFDPYQHRVGFVEANSAQATWFVPHDLPGLATLMGGNEEAVEKLNKQFDEANKMGFTAGTSHDVEEHPEYRKIPINYGNQPSIQTAYIFNKLGRPDLTQYWARMVVEKTFSGLSPSTGYNGDEDQGLMGSLAVLMKMGLFQMNGGVDDDPVYQIGSPVFDKISITLNPEYYSNATFSIASIDNSEENLYVDSVMLNDQPLQGYEIRHSQITAGGKLTLQMSNNPKMSFEVEKAQIK, via the coding sequence ATGAATAATAATAAGTTATATGTTCGGTTATTTGTCTGCTTGATTTTAGGGCTATTCGCTTCCTGTATTGAGAAAGCAATAACGAAGGATAGTTTTTCTTCTTCTACATCTGTATCTGATCAGGTGTATCCGATGCTCGATACGGAGAATTCCCGATGGTTTTTCTTTTCGTCAGCAAGCAGGCCATTTGGCATGACAAACCTCAGCCCAGATACAGAAATTGACGGCGCATGGGGGAGTGGGTACCGGTATAAAACAGATACAGTAAAAGGGTTTAGCCATATTCATGCTTGGCAAATGTCTGGTGTATCGGTGATGCCAGTCACTATTTCAGCAGCCAACCAAAAGACTATCTACGAGGACTTTTATTCGAAATTCAACCATCAAACCGAAAAAATATCACCAGGATACCATTATGTAGAACTTGATAGGTATCAGATTAAATCAGAATTAACCAGTTCAACGCGTGTCGGATTTCATCAATATACTTTTCCAAAAGGTTCGAATCCTGCCATTTTATTTAATCTCAATACCATGCTGGGTCCGTGCGAAAATTTTGACGGAGAGTTGACAAAAAACACTAATAGAGAGCTTTCAGGTAAAGTAGTGATGAAGCCTACGCATAGAAGACCCAAGCCAGTCACCGTTTTTTTCAAAGTAACCTTAAGTACAGATATAGTATCTATAGATCAAGATAAGAAAACTGGAAACTATTTGGTAAACCTCACCAACCCAAACCATAGTGAAGTCCTCATGAAAGTAGGTATATCATACACTTCTGTTGAAAATGCGAATCATAACCTTCAAGAAGAAATACCTCATTGGGATTTTGAAGAAGTCGTATTTCAATCCCAAAAAGAATGGAATGGTTTGTTGGGTAGAATCAAAGTAGAAGGAGGCACAGAAACTGATCGAAGAAGATTTTACACAGATCTATGGCATGCCCTGCAGGGCAGGAGAATCATCAGTGATGCAAATGGAGCATACCCTGACAATACAGGGGACGAATTTAGAGTAGGCCAATTGCCCCTCGATGACAGCGGAAAACCGAAATTCAATCATTACAATTCCGATTCATTTTGGGGAGCTCAGTGGACCATCAACACACTCTGGGGACTTGTGTATCCAGAAATCAAAGAGGAATTTGTTCATTCGCTTTTGCAATATCAAAAAGATGGAGGTTTGATTCCTAGAGGGCCTTCTGGAGGAAATTACACTTATGTAATGACGGGTTCATCTAGTACGCCATTTATCGTGAGTGCTATTCAGGAGGGTTTGATCACAGAGGATCTAGAAAGTATATATCAAGCCTTGAAAAAGAACCATATGGTGGGTGGCATCATGGAAAAGGCCGGTTATGAGCACAGCACCAGTTACGGAGGGGGCTTCAAATACTATGTAGAAAATGGTTATGTCCCATATCCGATACCCGAAGGGGAGTTTGGCGGTCATCAAGAAGGAGCAGGCCTGACAATGGAATATGCTTATCAAGATTGGACACTTGCACAATTGGCCAAGAAGCTGGGGCATCGGAACGATTATAATTATTTCATGAAACGCTCCGAAAACTTCAAGAACGTCTATGATCAAAGTACAGGGTGGATGCGTCCTAAAAATGTAAAAGGCGAGTGGTATGAAAACTTCGATCCCTATCAGCATAGAGTGGGTTTTGTGGAGGCCAACAGTGCACAGGCTACCTGGTTTGTCCCTCATGATTTGCCAGGATTGGCCACACTCATGGGAGGCAATGAGGAAGCAGTAGAAAAGCTAAACAAACAATTTGATGAAGCTAATAAAATGGGCTTTACGGCAGGTACTTCTCACGACGTAGAAGAACACCCAGAGTATAGAAAAATTCCTATTAATTATGGCAATCAGCCATCTATTCAGACAGCCTATATTTTCAATAAGTTAGGCAGACCAGACCTGACTCAGTACTGGGCTCGCATGGTGGTCGAAAAAACATTCAGTGGCTTGTCTCCTTCTACCGGGTATAATGGAGACGAAGACCAAGGGCTAATGGGGAGTCTGGCGGTATTAATGAAAATGGGTCTGTTTCAAATGAACGGAGGTGTAGACGATGATCCAGTGTATCAAATAGGTAGTCCTGTTTTTGATAAAATCAGTATAACACTGAACCCAGAATATTATTCCAATGCTACGTTTAGCATAGCGTCCATAGACAACAGCGAAGAAAATTTATATGTGGATTCCGTGATGCTAAATGATCAACCACTTCAGGGGTATGAGATTCGTCATAGTCAAATCACAGCAGGAGGAAAGCTGACACTTCAAATGTCTAACAATCCTAAAATGAGCTTTGAGGTTGAAAAGGCTCAAATTAAATAA
- a CDS encoding RagB/SusD family nutrient uptake outer membrane protein — protein sequence MKTINRQYIIALVLLTLFSTSCEDFLDENSVSYQTTDNYYVTEQGFEDLVRSNYTKLREIHKERDLVLLGTDLFTKQSWDEAGSGNQGSELNAYDTRFTPNVDAAANLWDLLYSQIARTNTAISRKDGVEEMDANLLAIRVGEAKFLRALSYFYAVQQWGDIPMPLEEVTTATREVTKVPAAQVYDQIIMDLEEAAAILPTKGNTDYGRATKGAAQFLLARVHLTRGWNFDNSLGGTSADFNKAVEYADLIIADYPLESNYSNLFPLHAENPLEETFPSQNDKSAEIVFAVQYSDNILTNGSDNDEPSEYQIGNDYHSIFGGETQSIPGSLGRTTHYNAYGTRFRYIVTPATYRLFDPQMDTRYHHNFLEAMYALSDVDDFVPDLDDPGTTINITTGDTVLYFPPWNNPVTNAEKGMDVGGSKPYAVLNLDEIAINPSTPYHLEDQTPLMWKFFEPGLPYDEAQGTFDLALFRSAEAYLIAAEAILKGASNGDLGGAEAYYNTIVDRALGVNAGSDPMRAQEPANLASLAEVSYRANGNLDIDMILDERARELLGEYSRWFDLKRTEKLVERTSLMNPWTAALGQLSNGHYLRPIPQKEIDRSSPSISQNDGY from the coding sequence ATGAAAACAATTAATAGACAATATATAATAGCACTGGTACTTCTGACTTTGTTCAGTACCAGTTGCGAGGATTTTTTAGATGAGAATTCGGTTTCTTATCAGACCACAGATAATTATTATGTCACAGAGCAAGGGTTCGAAGACCTTGTCCGCTCAAACTATACTAAGCTTAGAGAGATACACAAAGAGCGTGATTTAGTATTGCTGGGTACTGATTTGTTCACAAAACAATCTTGGGATGAAGCGGGAAGCGGAAATCAGGGTAGTGAATTAAACGCTTACGATACTCGTTTTACTCCTAATGTAGATGCGGCTGCTAATCTGTGGGATTTGCTTTATAGTCAAATTGCCAGAACCAACACGGCGATCTCCAGAAAGGACGGTGTTGAAGAAATGGATGCAAACCTTTTAGCCATTAGAGTGGGGGAGGCCAAATTCCTAAGAGCACTTTCTTATTTCTACGCCGTGCAACAGTGGGGTGATATCCCAATGCCTTTAGAAGAGGTAACTACTGCAACTAGGGAAGTAACCAAAGTGCCTGCGGCACAGGTTTATGATCAAATTATTATGGACTTGGAAGAAGCAGCTGCAATATTGCCTACTAAAGGCAATACAGATTATGGTAGGGCCACAAAAGGTGCTGCACAGTTTCTTTTGGCCAGAGTTCATTTGACCAGAGGATGGAATTTCGACAATTCACTGGGAGGAACTTCAGCTGATTTCAATAAGGCGGTTGAATATGCAGATTTGATCATAGCAGATTATCCGTTGGAGTCAAATTATAGCAATTTATTCCCGCTTCACGCGGAAAATCCACTGGAGGAAACTTTCCCTAGTCAGAATGATAAAAGTGCTGAAATTGTTTTTGCCGTACAATACAGCGACAATATTTTGACAAACGGCAGTGACAATGACGAGCCTAGTGAGTATCAGATAGGCAATGATTACCACTCTATTTTCGGTGGAGAAACGCAAAGCATTCCAGGTTCTTTAGGAAGAACAACCCATTATAATGCTTATGGTACTAGGTTTCGTTATATCGTTACCCCTGCTACTTATAGATTGTTCGATCCGCAAATGGATACCAGATATCATCACAACTTCTTAGAAGCCATGTATGCGCTGAGCGATGTGGATGATTTTGTGCCAGACCTTGATGACCCTGGTACTACAATCAATATTACGACTGGCGATACTGTGTTGTATTTTCCTCCATGGAACAATCCTGTAACTAATGCTGAGAAAGGCATGGATGTAGGAGGTAGCAAACCTTACGCAGTGCTGAATTTGGATGAAATAGCTATCAATCCGTCTACCCCTTATCATTTGGAGGATCAAACCCCATTGATGTGGAAGTTTTTCGAGCCAGGTCTCCCATATGATGAAGCGCAAGGCACATTTGATTTGGCACTTTTCCGTTCTGCCGAAGCTTATTTGATCGCAGCTGAAGCAATACTGAAGGGAGCATCAAACGGCGATCTGGGTGGTGCTGAGGCCTACTACAATACGATAGTTGACAGAGCGCTTGGAGTGAATGCAGGAAGTGATCCGATGCGAGCACAAGAGCCAGCCAACTTGGCTTCTCTAGCTGAGGTGTCTTACCGAGCAAATGGAAACTTGGATATTGACATGATCTTGGATGAGCGCGCAAGAGAATTGCTGGGTGAATATAGCCGATGGTTTGATTTGAAAAGAACTGAAAAACTGGTTGAGCGTACGTCATTAATGAACCCTTGGACAGCAGCATTGGGCCAGTTGTCTAACGGTCACTATTTGCGTCCAATTCCTCAGAAAGAGATTGATAGATCATCTCCTTCAATTTCTCAAAATGACGGGTACTAA